In Cucurbita pepo subsp. pepo cultivar mu-cu-16 chromosome LG10, ASM280686v2, whole genome shotgun sequence, the DNA window acacaaataataataataaataaataaataataacaccCCACAGtgaataactaaataaattgaGAATCCATGACTAACCTGTACTTCCACAACAGTAGATATCATCCTCAAAGCATCCAATATCACTGGGATATTGTCAGTAAGTGCTCGAACCTgcaaaaaagtcaaaaatgatataaaaccCCTGCAGGAGTGTATGCACCCTCATTAACACAATAAGCTCAAACACTTTTGTGATANAGAGtcaaaaatgatataaaaccCCTGCAGGGAGTGTGCACCCTCATTAACACAATAAGCTCAAACACTTTTGTGATAAGCATCCTCATTTCACACTCAACCAATCCATAAGATGCAtcaaaagaaactatttgattttttttctaggaAAGGGTAGGAAATTTATAGCAGCAAAAGACAGCCTAAGGGCCTAGGGTAGAGGAAACCATAATGAAGCCTCATAACTAGTGTGCATTAACAACCCATCTAACATACTTACAGATAACGTTCAATCCTAACTTCAGATATATACGCTCACACGTCACAGCTGCACCttcgaaaaagaaatttgcaaaacagaaaaaaagaaaaatctacaCGCTTCATTAAAGTAATGGATCAGCCTCACATTGAACCTTCATGGGAGGTGGCTGACTAAAAATAGGGATTCTATTATTTGGGTGCTTGGTCGCTTAGGTACTTCTTCATCTCAGTCATTGTTCAGGTACCTCACTAAGACTTTGAAGCTATTTGGCAACCCACGTTGGCACCAccttaaaaaaaggaaaacacaaACTTTGTGGCTGGCTTCGCTAATGACTCTTATTTGGGAGTTTGAATAGGAGAggaatagaaaaatattttaaaaatcttctAGATGATTTGAACTATAActacccaagcccaccgctagcagatattgtcctctttgggcttttcctcaaggttttaaaacgcgtctgctaggaagaggtttccacaagttaacaaggaatgtttcgttcccctctcctaccgacgtgagatctcacaagtTTACAAGGAAGACAAGCCTCATAAAATGATGGGAACataaaaaggagaaaatgtTAAAAGCCAACAGCAAAGAGATAACAATTACATCACGTTTAACACAGGCAAATTTTTATGGATAAATGTACAATTCGGTTCACTGCTCAAGTTAGATTGAGATAGTTCCTAATAAAATGAAGCTTCTTCAAGCTCCGAGTGCTCCTTTTCACTGAACTAAAGTAAACTAAGTTGCTGcgttgaaaaataaatgaatatttgttGTGCTACTTAATTAAGCCTCAAATTGGATCGCCCTAGAGTCTAGATAGACTTCTCACATTATCCAAAACTATCtttaataatacaaataaaaggATGTCCTTATGAACTCATGGTTGTACTAGATGGTTGGGATGATTCCTTCCCCCCTCCCTATTGCAATTCCTCTTTTGGTGGAATATACTAAACTGTTTcctataaaaagaaaaagaacaaaactaataaataaacaaaccaGTATTAGCCctgggttttcctttttcatcctAATAAGAAACATGAAGCATCAATATGTTAAAGTTCTATTGaagatttaattttgttgtaaGATTATATTAACTTATAAGCATAGGAATGATGGCTGAACTAAGCAACAGACCTTCTTGTATCCTATGGATTATTGCTTTTTAGCAAATCACATTTACTCAAGAAGTAGAGGCTAAGAGAGACCCATAACAGGAAAATGAGCACCATACTATTATTCaagaataatgaaaatttgggtTATATacagtaaataataaataataaaatagtagAAATGATGTAACTATCATCAGGAATATGAACAACAAATagaaattgaaccaaaaaaagaaaactcagCTCTCAGCTCCCTTAATTTACCCACCATTTTAAAGCCTGCTACTAAATGAATTGGAACCCATCCATCTTCATCCATGTTCCCTCTCAAGAAAGTATCCTTTATTAAGTTCTTACCACTgcaattaacaaatttaaggTGATGctgttaaaattatttcaaaatgcCAATACAAGACAAGGatgataagaaaaatataaatttagtaatCTATTAAACATATATGACAAGAAAAACACCTGAAGTAGTATTCTATTTGATGGACTATCTTAGCATATAACTGAGGATCTGAAGTAGGGTAAAACACGGCATTAGGTGGCATTGGAGCCACAAAAGGTACACCTCTAAGGGCctcttgaggagaagctgCGACATATACCACTGGAGGTCCAAATTCTGCAAATAGATTCAAGCTTGAACAAGTTCACATGATAAAAACCATAAGCCTCATAAAAATAGGGTAGAATTTACCATGAAAAGGCATGGGACCGCCAATAGGCCTCATAGATGAAGGAATAAACGTTGCAGTACTAGGAGGTGGTGGAGGCCTTATATATCTTTGAATAACTCTCTGAGACTGTCCATAATTTCGATGGGGATTCCAATCATGGTTTCCACGATCTTGATCACGCCTAGAACCATGACTGTGCTGGTGAAAACTGTCACCACGTGAGTAACCAGACCCACGACTCCTAAAGTTACGTTGATGTTGATAATTATGATCATTGTGTGATTGTGAGGCAAATGAACTCCTTTGAATGTGGTCCTTCGACGATGGATTATTTGGAGTAGTATCAATTATAGAACCTGAAATTGTCGACTGTTGAGAGGCACCACCACTGTATGAATTGCCAACACCACTACGCTTCATTGGCTTCTGACGATGAGTTGGGTTTGGATTCGGAGTCGGATTCAGAATAGGGCTTGCAGTACTAAATTCTTTATGTGGTGAGGATGATGGATTACCTATCCCCTGGTTACAAAATGCAGAGAGATATATGAAAGTTTGATGTTATTAATGACATGTATGAGCAAAAATTACTGAGACAACAATCAATTATCAATAAACTTATTCCCCGTTTGTAAAATGTTCttaaaaaaacactaaaaaagAATAGCAGATAACCATGCATGTCTTTGTTCGAAACATAGTGAATTGACCAAATGAAGAATGCAttacaaagaataaaaaaaggtGGCAGAGTTAACATCGTCTAGCTTAATCGATAATGTCAAATATTTCTAATTGCTACTACCTTCAATCAACAAGCAAAGAATACCATAAGCTTACTTCTAAGACCCTTTTACCCTAACT includes these proteins:
- the LOC111803944 gene encoding la-related protein 1C-like isoform X1; amino-acid sequence: MAAPNLPDDNPVTATGAHHSRNSGQNISSPKPRRATRPVSSPWTQIVRGELEIPAVVSASPSNMTSTTAIVEPCSPSPSSLVAEESVGEISESGNESQSNAGNKPAWNKLSNGAAKVGPVMGAVSWPALSESTRFSIKSSSESPKGSADGSVGPACQGIGNPSSSPHKEFSTASPILNPTPNPNPTHRQKPMKRSGVGNSYSGGASQQSTISGSIIDTTPNNPSSKDHIQRSSFASQSHNDHNYQHQRNFRSRGSGYSRGDSFHQHSHGSRRDQDRGNHDWNPHRNYGQSQRVIQRYIRPPPPPSTATFIPSSMRPIGGPMPFHEFGPPVVYVAASPQEALRGVPFVAPMPPNAVFYPTSDPQLYAKIVHQIEYYFSGKNLIKDTFLRGNMDEDGWVPIHLVAGFKMVRALTDNIPVILDALRMISTVVEVQGDKVRRRNDYSRWIMLPSTQTSNVVAPLNPANSSQDMLAAGVQSIMLETNNGSNTEGRGDFYVETPQSRSPRNFNTQSQLPGTGKPNIETGLDHSFSARN
- the LOC111803944 gene encoding la-related protein 1C-like isoform X2 codes for the protein MAAPNLPDDNPVTATGAHHSRNSGQNISSPKPRRATRPVSSPWTQIVRGELEIPAVVSASPSNMTSTTAIVEPCSPSPSSLVAEESVGEISESGNESQSNAGNKPAWNKLSNGAAKVGPVMGAVSWPALSESTRFSIKSSSESPKGSADGSVGPACQGIGNPSSSPHKEFSTASPILNPTPNPNPTHRQKPMKRSGVGNSYSGGASQQSTISGSIIDTTPNNPSSKDHIQRSSFASQSHNDHNYQHQRNFRSRGSGYSRGDSFHQHSHGSRRDQDRGNHDWNPHRNYGQSQRVIQRYIRPPPPPSTATFIPSSMRPIGGPMPFHEFGPPVVYVAASPQEALRGVPFVAPMPPNAVFYPTSDPQLYAKIVHQIEYYFSGKNLIKDTFLRGNMDEDGWVPIHLVAGFKMVRALTDNIPVILDALRMISTVVEVQGDKVRRRNDYSRWIMLPSTQTSNVVAPLNPANSSQDMLAAGVQSIMLETNNGSNTEGRGDFYVETPQSRSPRNFNTQSQLPGTGKPNIETGKGGKL